A single window of Gossypium arboreum isolate Shixiya-1 chromosome 13, ASM2569848v2, whole genome shotgun sequence DNA harbors:
- the LOC108462685 gene encoding aspartic proteinase nepenthesin-1-like, which produces MSLSLRFLTAKLFLCLCLTLFQHHVTFSASNPTGLTLRAVLDDSPNSPLYLIENMTIAERIERFIQVTNAKDNYLNLNARVGPDNSNSLSRVVMARDGLFYSVWLLIGSQGQEVKLLMDTGGGLTWTQCQPCLNCFPQNLPIYDSTASTTYFTLSCDHPLCQVEGGVYTCVDDLCIYVHNYHGGLYTTGVASLETFYFPKDPSTALTFNNLVFGCSRDSRNVVFQDTELSGIFGMNMMPDSLMSQLSSYTNSRFSYCLVPFPDLIPHTLVLRFGDDIPLFPPERVKTTMFVHAPYLYNYYVNLVTISFLNDRLGFPPSQFQLREDGLGGCFVDSGYLLTAIEDNYVGGVNAYDVLMDLFTAYYESNNLRRTTDPSGLDMCFERPNDFNNFANLTFHFDGEADYFVPPQHLHIFQQDHFCVAITRGRYATVLGAWQQQNKRMLYDVGLGRLQFADENCAND; this is translated from the coding sequence ATGTCTTTATCCCTTCGTTTTCTCACCGCTAAACTGTTCTTATGCCTCTGTTTAACATTATTTCAACACCATGTCACGTTTTCTGCTTCGAATCCTACTGGTCTGACCCTAAGGGCTGTCCTGGATGATTCTCCAAACTCTCCTTTATACCTTATTGAAAACATGACTATAGCTGAAAGAATCGAAAGATTTATCCAAGTTACCAATGCTAAAGACAATTATTTGAATCTTAATGCAAGAGTAGGCCCTGATAATTCTAATTCTCTATCTCGAGTAGTAATGGCTCGAGATGGTTTATTTTATTCAGTATGGCTTCTAATAGGAAGCCAAGGCCAAGAAGTGAAGCTGTTGATGGACACAGGCGGTGGTCTAACATGGACGCAGTGTCAGCCTTGCCTAAATTGTTTCCCACAAAATCTTCCAATTTATGATTCTACAGCTTCCACTACTTACTTCACACTTTCTTGTGACCATCCTCTCTGCCAAGTCGAGGGTGGCGTTTATACTTGTGTCGATGACTTATGTATCTACGTTCATAATTATCATGGCGGCCTCTACACTACAGGCGTCGCATCCCTGGAAACATTCTATTTCCCTAAGGACCCATCTACTGCTCTAACTTTCAATAATCTCGTCTTCGGTTGCTCTCGGGATAGTCGTAACGTTGTTTTTCAGGACACCGAACTTTCAGGGATCTTTGGAATGAACATGATGCCGGATTCATTGATGAGTCAGCTTTCTAGTTATACTAACTCTCGATTCTCCTACTGTTTGGTCCCATTTCCTGATTTAATACCTCATACACTTGTTCTAAGGTTCGGAGATGACATTCCACTGTTTCCTCCAGAACGTGTTAAAACAACGATGTTCGTGCACGCACCTTACCTCTATAATTACTACGTGAACCTGGTGACTATAAGTTTTCTAAATGATCGTCTAGGATTTCCTCCATCTCAATTTCAGCTGAGAGAAGACGGGTTAGGTGGTTGCTTCGTTGACTCTGGATATTTGCTCACCGCAATCGAAGACAACTATGTTGGAGGGGTGAATGCATATGATGTACTAATGGATCTGTTTACAGCTTATTATGAGAGCAACAATCTTAGAAGAACAACGGATCCGTCAGGACTTGACATGTGTTTTGAACGTCCAaatgattttaataattttgcaaaTCTAACATTCCATTTTGATGGTGAAGCCGATTACTTCGTTCCTCCACAGCATTTGCATATCTTCCAACAAGATCACTTCTGCGTAGCAATAACAAGGGGAAGATACGCAACTGTGCTTGGAGCATGGCAGCAACAAAATAAACGTATGCTTTATGATGTAGGGCTTGGTAGACTCCAATTTGCTGATGAAAACTGTGCGAATGATTAA